The Bacillota bacterium genome has a window encoding:
- a CDS encoding transposase, which yields MAPRRPNNQLPVLCTESYPSWSLVPQFPFKFYLFSPLIDLQKILLSAIIQIRGKFHEKRDYTQEFKEQILRECQEVGNVAVVARRHNISPNTIHTWRSKA from the coding sequence GTGGCACCCCGAAGACCCAATAATCAGCTTCCTGTGCTTTGCACCGAAAGCTATCCTTCATGGTCCCTTGTTCCTCAATTCCCCTTCAAGTTCTATCTATTTAGCCCCCTAATAGATTTGCAGAAAATCCTTTTATCTGCTATCATTCAGATCAGGGGGAAGTTTCATGAAAAAAGAGATTATACGCAAGAATTCAAAGAACAGATATTAAGGGAATGCCAAGAGGTCGGGAATGTTGCTGTTGTCGCCAGACGGCATAACATCTCACCGAATACCATCCATACCTGGAGAAGTAAGGCC
- a CDS encoding AAA family ATPase, protein MFNVCPECGQYPDNKAIEPNGPFALCHYCGYRHRFKQLPLFVITGPSGIGKSTLCLELSTRTSDYVIMETDILWNDEFTKGQDNYVTYHIMWLPVAKNISQAGKPVILCGTALPEQHEQCAERRYFDKIHYLALVCEDETLANRLQNRPSWRRSGEKNFIDEMIPFNRWFKDNANRTKPPIELLDTTGRSIDCTTEQIIKWLDKHNH, encoded by the coding sequence ATGTTTAACGTCTGTCCCGAGTGCGGACAATACCCTGATAACAAAGCGATCGAGCCCAATGGTCCATTTGCCCTCTGTCACTATTGCGGCTATCGCCACCGATTCAAACAGCTGCCTTTGTTTGTCATTACCGGCCCCAGTGGAATCGGAAAATCCACCCTGTGCCTAGAGCTTAGCACCCGGACTTCCGACTACGTGATCATGGAAACCGATATCCTCTGGAATGATGAGTTCACCAAAGGGCAGGACAACTATGTCACCTATCACATAATGTGGTTACCGGTGGCCAAGAACATCAGTCAAGCCGGCAAGCCAGTTATCCTTTGTGGAACAGCCCTTCCGGAACAACACGAGCAATGCGCCGAGCGAAGGTACTTCGACAAGATCCACTATTTGGCTTTGGTATGCGAAGATGAGACGCTGGCGAATCGGCTGCAAAATCGCCCATCTTGGCGACGCTCCGGCGAGAAAAACTTCATTGACGAGATGATTCCTTTCAACCGATGGTTCAAGGATAATGCCAACCGCACCAAGCCGCCCATCGAGTTGTTGGACACCACTGGCCGCAGCATAGATTGCACCACAGAGCAGATCATAAAATGGTTAGACAAACATAATCATTGA
- a CDS encoding rRNA methyltransferase → MHIPLSLEAALESELSSVSSKDLAKVVTDLSERYRAKGSSKRGKLLQSSQDITAYAAFRLPATYAAVYAALEQVREGQPGWQPQTLMDVGAGPGTVMWAAAAVWPSLQQVSSLERESAMIALGKRLAEHSEHSALKQANWRQVDLTTEWDAASADLVTASYVLNELTQADRRSLVNKLWSLTETVLVVIEPGTPEGFAAIREVREQLAGEGARIAAPCPHSGACPMTEPDWCHFSQRIARSQLHRRVKSGTLSYEDEKFSFVAASKIPGEEIPGRILRHPQIRKGHIRLVSCTPEGLKEEVVSRRDRALFRQARNLQWGSIWPPVEDL, encoded by the coding sequence ATGCACATACCATTATCACTGGAGGCAGCACTTGAGTCCGAGCTATCATCGGTGTCCAGCAAAGATTTGGCCAAAGTGGTGACCGATCTTTCGGAGCGCTATCGAGCCAAGGGCAGTTCAAAAAGAGGGAAACTTCTGCAGTCATCCCAGGACATCACTGCCTACGCCGCCTTTCGGCTGCCGGCAACTTATGCTGCGGTCTACGCCGCCCTGGAACAGGTGCGGGAGGGACAGCCGGGCTGGCAGCCACAGACCCTGATGGATGTTGGTGCCGGCCCAGGCACAGTGATGTGGGCGGCTGCGGCAGTTTGGCCCTCGTTACAACAGGTCAGTTCCCTGGAGCGGGAATCAGCGATGATTGCCCTGGGCAAAAGACTTGCTGAGCATTCCGAGCATTCTGCACTGAAGCAGGCCAACTGGAGACAGGTGGATCTGACCACAGAGTGGGATGCTGCCTCCGCTGACCTGGTGACAGCCTCCTATGTCCTCAATGAGTTGACACAGGCAGATCGGAGGTCCTTGGTGAACAAGTTGTGGAGTCTGACGGAGACAGTACTCGTAGTGATTGAACCGGGCACCCCCGAGGGTTTTGCTGCTATTAGGGAGGTGCGGGAACAGCTGGCGGGAGAGGGCGCCCGCATTGCAGCTCCCTGTCCCCACAGCGGAGCCTGTCCCATGACGGAACCCGATTGGTGTCACTTCTCTCAGCGGATTGCCCGCTCCCAGCTTCATCGACGGGTGAAGTCCGGCACCCTATCCTACGAAGATGAGAAATTCTCCTTTGTAGCGGCATCCAAGATTCCAGGTGAAGAAATCCCCGGGCGAATCCTCAGACACCCTCAGATTCGCAAGGGGCACATTCGGCTGGTCAGTTGTACCCCGGAAGGTCTGAAGGAAGAGGTTGTCAGCCGCAGGGACAGAGCTCTCTTCCGGCAGGCCCGCAACCTTCAGTGGGGTTCAATTTGGCCTCCCGTCGAGGATCTCTAG